One stretch of Chryseobacterium indologenes DNA includes these proteins:
- a CDS encoding thioredoxin family protein: MKKLAILAFLGLGVLGFSQNTNVPKEEKLRDNTLLVKTDHAELDAKKKAAEEKAKLPKPYNPKADAKADINKLVAQAKKEGKNIMIQAGGNWCIWCLRFNNFVQETPELKALVDKNYLYYHLNYSPDNKNEKVFAQYDNPGEKFGYPVFIVLDKTGKMIKVQQSDVFEEGKGYSKDKVKEFFNTWKPKA, from the coding sequence ATGAAAAAATTAGCAATTTTAGCTTTTCTGGGATTAGGTGTATTAGGCTTTTCACAGAATACCAATGTGCCAAAAGAAGAAAAATTACGGGATAATACCCTTTTGGTAAAGACAGATCATGCAGAATTAGATGCGAAAAAGAAAGCGGCGGAAGAAAAGGCGAAACTTCCTAAGCCTTATAATCCAAAAGCAGATGCTAAGGCAGATATTAATAAATTAGTAGCGCAGGCTAAAAAAGAAGGAAAAAATATTATGATCCAGGCTGGTGGAAACTGGTGTATCTGGTGTCTTCGATTTAATAATTTTGTGCAGGAAACTCCTGAATTGAAAGCATTGGTAGATAAAAACTACCTATACTATCACTTGAATTATTCTCCGGATAACAAAAATGAAAAGGTTTTTGCTCAGTATGACAATCCGGGTGAAAAATTTGGATATCCTGTGTTTATCGTTTTAGATAAAACCGGAAAAATGATTAAAGTTCAGCAGAGTGATGTATTCGAAGAAGGAAAAGGATACAGTAAGGATAAGGTAAAAGAATTCTTCAATACCTGGAAGCCTAAAGCATAA
- a CDS encoding TolC family protein produces the protein MIDYKHLGLQQAIEIGLKNNKNIRISHLKQEMAITKEKDLKMEKLPDIEFHTSYTQVTNLFQYQGGVFNKPTKYDAINGMYDFTLSASIPVYMGGKIKNTEKKAAVDTEISALRTHLDERQLKMEVITAFLQIHHLKEQQGLINDKMKEDSVNIKQVKALKANGVVTVNEVLRTSLQLSNHKMSWTELDNDIQIAEHKLKTILSLPEQQEMHVDTEDLISDKAAIPYIDELTETALNKNESVEITHKNLSLKELDQKITKANYLPKLTAGGEYFLKYPNMMFFPPEPYAYRLGMIGFNLTYPIENLYKNKYKMQEAKENIDLAKLQIEENEEKVRHNVYEAYKKFEETDQKVKIAEEAIDQAKENYRIVRTKYANKLSLITELIDADNTYLEAESNLISVKINRQLKYYQLQYAIGNL, from the coding sequence ATGATAGACTACAAGCATCTTGGCCTACAGCAGGCTATAGAAATTGGTTTAAAAAACAACAAAAATATCAGGATCAGCCATTTAAAACAGGAAATGGCCATCACCAAAGAAAAAGACCTGAAAATGGAAAAGCTTCCGGATATTGAATTTCATACCAGCTACACACAGGTCACCAATCTTTTTCAGTATCAGGGCGGGGTATTTAATAAACCTACAAAATACGATGCAATCAATGGAATGTATGATTTTACACTCTCAGCATCCATTCCTGTTTATATGGGTGGAAAAATAAAAAATACAGAGAAAAAAGCAGCCGTTGATACCGAAATTTCAGCTCTAAGAACTCATCTGGATGAAAGACAGCTCAAAATGGAAGTCATCACCGCTTTTCTTCAGATCCATCATCTGAAAGAACAGCAGGGTCTCATCAATGACAAAATGAAGGAAGATTCTGTGAACATTAAACAGGTAAAAGCATTAAAAGCTAACGGCGTAGTTACTGTAAATGAGGTCTTAAGAACATCTCTACAACTTTCCAATCACAAAATGAGCTGGACAGAACTGGATAATGACATACAGATTGCAGAGCATAAACTGAAAACCATACTTTCTCTTCCTGAACAACAGGAAATGCACGTGGATACAGAGGATCTGATCTCAGATAAAGCAGCTATTCCTTATATTGATGAATTAACAGAAACAGCCTTAAACAAAAATGAATCTGTTGAAATAACCCATAAAAATCTTTCATTAAAAGAATTGGATCAGAAAATCACTAAGGCCAATTATTTACCCAAACTAACGGCTGGCGGAGAATATTTTTTAAAATATCCCAATATGATGTTTTTCCCTCCTGAGCCTTATGCTTACCGCTTGGGAATGATAGGATTTAACCTTACCTATCCTATTGAAAACCTGTACAAAAACAAATATAAAATGCAGGAAGCAAAGGAAAATATAGATCTGGCAAAGCTTCAGATTGAAGAAAATGAAGAAAAGGTAAGACATAACGTATATGAAGCTTATAAAAAGTTTGAAGAAACTGATCAAAAAGTAAAAATTGCAGAAGAGGCTATTGACCAAGCTAAGGAAAACTACCGTATTGTAAGAACAAAATACGCCAATAAGCTAAGCCTTATTACTGAGTTAATTGATGCAGACAACACCTACCTGGAAGCTGAATCTAATCTTATTTCCGTAAAAATCAACAGACAACTAAAATACTATCAACTCCAATACGCAATTGGAAACTTATAA
- a CDS encoding helix-turn-helix domain-containing protein, producing the protein MNDSHFHAVEEEDAEFYVYHVLTGNITTEIHYHSSAQLVYAEGGIVHVFTDLKHWYLPARCFMWIPAGTPHYLFSTSPKVDLYNFYIKKEAGENGFFDEINIYSVNELLREMILYTKDWNGKITKNDHSKYYFLKALKGVLQEKKHQHLAFPIQHPFPKDETLLKIARYIHSNLEKPLTIESTAKEFGMSTRTLSRKFKEILGMNYVRFLRALRITRSLELMLEGKYNMYEIAMMVGYNSLSSFSNIFKKVIGVAPTEYQQKLKGDR; encoded by the coding sequence ATGAACGATAGTCATTTTCACGCCGTAGAAGAAGAAGATGCCGAATTTTATGTGTATCATGTGCTTACCGGAAATATTACAACAGAGATCCATTATCACAGTTCTGCTCAGTTAGTGTATGCAGAAGGAGGTATTGTGCATGTTTTTACAGATTTGAAACACTGGTATCTTCCGGCCAGATGCTTTATGTGGATTCCTGCCGGAACACCTCATTATCTTTTTTCTACCAGCCCAAAAGTGGATTTATATAATTTTTATATTAAGAAAGAAGCAGGGGAAAATGGCTTTTTTGATGAAATTAATATTTATTCAGTCAATGAATTACTCAGAGAGATGATTTTATACACTAAAGACTGGAATGGGAAAATCACAAAAAATGATCATTCTAAATATTATTTTCTTAAAGCACTTAAAGGTGTTTTGCAAGAAAAAAAACACCAGCATCTGGCGTTTCCCATACAGCATCCTTTCCCCAAAGATGAAACTCTATTGAAGATTGCCAGGTACATCCATTCGAATCTTGAAAAACCTCTAACGATTGAATCTACAGCCAAAGAATTTGGAATGAGCACAAGAACCCTTTCCAGAAAATTTAAAGAAATTTTGGGTATGAATTACGTTCGTTTCCTGAGGGCTTTAAGAATTACCCGTTCATTGGAGCTAATGCTTGAGGGAAAATACAATATGTACGAGATTGCAATGATGGTTGGCTATAATAGCTTATCTTCTTTCAGCAATATCTTCAAAAAAGTAATTGGAGTAGCCCCTACGGAATATCAGCAGAAATTAAAAGGGGATAGGTAG
- a CDS encoding aldehyde dehydrogenase yields the protein MEIEKILQSQRDFFKTQQTKSIAFRKMYLEKLKNLIISNENVLYEAIYKDFGKSKFDTFTTEISFILNDIDYYLKNLKSLAKPKKVSTNLVNQLGNSKIYAEPLGCVLVIGAWNYPYQLSLSPIIAALAAGNCCILKPSEIAENTMKAMSKIINENFPSEYLYVYEGGIDETTELLKLKFDKIFFTGSTKVGKIVYKAASEHLTPVVLELGGKSPAIITQNANLEIAAKRIVWGKFLNAGQTCVAPDYLLVEESIQEQFLEMLRKYIKEFKYSPDSEQYTKIINQRNFQRLVGLIDKEKIYFGGNFDEEKRYIEPTIVHSVDWDDHIMQEEIFGPLLPVISFKNYNMALNAILELEKPLSAYLFTNNAEEKENFTQRLSFGGGCINDVVMHLSNGYLPFGGVGNSGIGNYHGKFGFEAFSHQKAILEKATWGEPNIKYPPYSEKKLGWIKKLL from the coding sequence ATGGAAATTGAAAAAATTTTACAAAGTCAGAGAGACTTTTTTAAAACACAGCAAACCAAAAGTATTGCCTTTAGAAAAATGTATCTTGAAAAGCTCAAAAACCTTATCATTTCCAACGAAAATGTACTATATGAAGCTATCTACAAGGATTTCGGCAAGTCAAAATTTGACACTTTCACTACAGAAATTTCTTTTATTTTAAATGATATTGATTATTATCTGAAAAATTTAAAATCCCTTGCAAAACCAAAAAAAGTAAGCACCAATCTGGTCAATCAACTGGGAAACAGCAAGATTTATGCTGAGCCGTTAGGGTGTGTTCTGGTCATAGGAGCATGGAATTATCCTTATCAATTATCCCTATCTCCCATTATTGCTGCATTAGCTGCAGGAAACTGTTGTATTCTAAAGCCTAGTGAAATTGCTGAAAATACCATGAAAGCAATGTCAAAGATCATCAATGAAAACTTTCCATCCGAATATCTGTATGTGTATGAAGGTGGAATTGATGAAACTACCGAACTTCTGAAACTGAAGTTTGATAAAATATTCTTTACAGGCAGTACCAAAGTAGGTAAAATAGTGTACAAAGCAGCGTCAGAACACTTAACACCCGTTGTTCTTGAATTGGGTGGAAAATCTCCAGCCATCATTACCCAAAATGCCAATCTTGAAATTGCAGCCAAAAGAATCGTCTGGGGAAAGTTCCTGAATGCCGGACAAACGTGTGTTGCACCGGATTACTTATTGGTAGAAGAATCTATACAGGAACAGTTTCTGGAGATGTTGAGAAAATATATTAAAGAGTTTAAATACAGTCCGGATTCAGAACAATATACAAAGATTATCAATCAGCGAAATTTTCAACGATTAGTAGGACTTATCGATAAAGAAAAAATATATTTCGGTGGAAATTTTGATGAAGAAAAACGGTATATAGAGCCTACCATAGTTCATAGTGTGGATTGGGACGATCATATCATGCAGGAAGAAATTTTCGGTCCTCTCTTGCCCGTCATCAGTTTTAAAAATTACAATATGGCTCTGAATGCGATATTGGAATTGGAAAAACCTCTTTCGGCTTATCTTTTCACAAACAATGCTGAAGAAAAAGAAAACTTTACGCAAAGATTGTCTTTTGGAGGTGGATGCATCAATGATGTAGTAATGCATTTAAGCAATGGTTATTTACCGTTTGGAGGAGTGGGAAATTCAGGGATAGGAAATTATCATGGAAAATTTGGTTTTGAAGCTTTTTCTCATCAAAAAGCTATTCTTGAAAAGGCAACATGGGGTGAGCCCAATATTAAATATCCACCTTATTCTGAGAAAAAATTAGGCTGGATTAAGAAATTGCTCTGA
- the rpsF gene encoding 30S ribosomal protein S6: MNNYETVFILTPVLSESQVEEAVNKYVDLIKEKNCEIVAKENWGLKKLAYPIQLKKNGFYTLIEFKGEGSVVADLELAFKRDERVIRYLTTKLDKHAVEYAVTRRTKVKAAKA, from the coding sequence ATGAACAATTACGAAACTGTTTTCATTTTAACTCCCGTTCTATCTGAGTCACAGGTAGAGGAAGCAGTGAACAAGTATGTAGATCTTATCAAAGAAAAGAACTGCGAAATCGTTGCTAAAGAAAACTGGGGATTAAAAAAATTAGCTTACCCAATCCAATTGAAAAAGAATGGGTTCTATACTTTAATCGAATTTAAAGGAGAGGGTTCTGTAGTAGCTGACTTAGAATTAGCATTCAAGCGTGACGAGAGAGTAATCCGTTACCTTACTACAAAACTTGACAAGCACGCTGTTGAGTACGCTGTAACTAGAAGAACTAAAGTAAAAGCAGCTAAAGCTTAA
- a CDS encoding chloride channel protein, which yields MLKILALIQKSLKKSFDNIRNEQLKHNLLQAIPFWIGSVITGFFAVLYAQIFAWGENLMHFIFDWHAWMIFIIAPIGFVLSWWLVKEFAPNAKGSGIPQVMAAVELANPKEHKKIRSLLSLKIIIFKIISSVVLVIGGGAVGREGPTIQIAGSVFRKVNEYLPEWWPKISKKNMIMTGAAAGLAAAFNTPLGGIVFAVEELSKTHINYFKTALFTAVIIAGLTAQTLAGSYLYLGYPKTNDVSLMVMFPIMLVAATAGIMASQLSVMMLRLNEWKKKTLKTDRAHVAFLVICAFIIASIAYFINREILGSGKEIMERVLFTQNKHEDWYVPILRMLGPALSFTSGGAGGIFAPALTAGASIGSVISGVIHLTPNETNVVVLGGMVAFLTGITRAPFTSAIIVLEMTDRHSLIFHLMLAGMVSSIASILVSRHSLYDVLKINFLTEIRKN from the coding sequence ATGCTGAAAATACTTGCTCTTATTCAAAAATCACTGAAAAAATCATTTGATAATATCCGGAATGAACAGTTGAAACACAACCTTCTTCAGGCTATTCCTTTTTGGATAGGATCTGTGATCACGGGTTTCTTTGCGGTATTATATGCTCAGATATTTGCCTGGGGTGAAAATCTCATGCATTTTATTTTTGACTGGCATGCATGGATGATTTTCATCATCGCTCCCATTGGCTTTGTGCTTTCCTGGTGGCTGGTAAAAGAGTTTGCTCCCAATGCTAAAGGAAGTGGTATCCCGCAGGTAATGGCAGCGGTGGAACTGGCTAATCCAAAAGAACATAAAAAGATCAGAAGCCTTTTAAGCCTTAAAATTATTATATTTAAAATCATTTCTTCTGTGGTACTGGTGATCGGAGGTGGTGCTGTAGGTCGTGAAGGACCTACCATTCAGATTGCAGGTTCTGTTTTCAGAAAAGTGAATGAATATCTCCCTGAATGGTGGCCGAAAATCTCTAAGAAAAATATGATTATGACGGGTGCCGCTGCAGGACTGGCTGCTGCTTTCAACACGCCTCTTGGGGGAATTGTGTTTGCGGTAGAAGAATTATCAAAAACACATATCAACTATTTTAAAACAGCTTTATTTACGGCTGTAATTATAGCCGGTTTAACCGCTCAGACTTTAGCAGGATCTTATTTATACCTTGGATATCCAAAAACCAATGATGTTTCCTTAATGGTAATGTTTCCGATTATGCTTGTAGCAGCCACGGCCGGAATTATGGCAAGTCAGCTTTCCGTAATGATGCTAAGACTCAACGAATGGAAAAAGAAAACATTAAAAACAGATAGAGCTCATGTTGCCTTTCTGGTTATATGTGCTTTCATCATTGCTTCCATTGCTTATTTTATCAATAGGGAAATATTAGGATCCGGAAAAGAAATCATGGAACGGGTTCTTTTTACCCAAAACAAACATGAAGACTGGTATGTTCCTATTTTGAGAATGCTTGGCCCTGCCCTGTCTTTTACTTCCGGAGGTGCCGGTGGTATTTTTGCTCCAGCCCTGACTGCCGGAGCAAGTATTGGGTCAGTTATTTCAGGAGTGATTCATTTGACACCTAATGAAACCAACGTTGTCGTTTTAGGCGGAATGGTTGCCTTTCTTACAGGAATTACACGGGCACCGTTTACATCAGCTATCATTGTATTGGAAATGACTGACAGGCACTCATTGATTTTTCATCTGATGCTTGCCGGTATGGTTTCTTCTATTGCTTCTATCCTGGTGAGCAGACATTCTTTGTATGATGTATTGAAAATTAACTTTTTAACAGAAATAAGAAAAAACTAA
- a CDS encoding HlyD family secretion protein produces MAQKQLTQKEKRINKTITFLAWILIISGVTGMISFYLFSRKNVTTNDAQIEQYITPVSSKVSGFIKSIKFNENQFVHKGDTLIVIDNREFLNQVHIAEANLKANTENITTIQSSVSTKASDTKIIDAKIASARIDIWRTEQDYKRYKNLLAEDAATEQEFENVKASYEQSKANLLALEQQKNAIRAGANEQQTKVAPAKSQIQQSAASLNNAKLFLSYTVITAPYDGWVGKKTIQEGQLIKEGQALVQIVSKEKWIIANYKETQLGQIDQNQEVIITADAYPDVEFKGKILSVSPASGSQFSLVKPDNATGNFVKIEQRFPVKIILDNNKDNEKLLSGMNVLVSAKKI; encoded by the coding sequence ATGGCACAAAAACAACTGACACAAAAAGAAAAAAGAATCAACAAGACCATTACTTTTTTGGCATGGATTCTTATCATCAGCGGAGTCACAGGAATGATAAGCTTCTATCTTTTTTCGAGAAAAAATGTTACAACCAATGATGCACAGATCGAGCAATATATTACTCCGGTATCCAGTAAAGTTTCAGGATTTATAAAATCCATAAAGTTTAATGAAAATCAGTTTGTACATAAAGGAGATACTTTAATTGTCATTGACAACAGGGAATTTCTCAACCAGGTACATATCGCAGAAGCCAATCTTAAAGCCAATACTGAAAATATTACAACCATTCAAAGCAGTGTTAGTACAAAGGCGAGTGATACGAAAATTATTGATGCTAAAATTGCTTCTGCAAGAATTGATATCTGGAGAACCGAACAGGATTATAAAAGATACAAAAACCTGCTGGCAGAAGATGCTGCTACAGAACAGGAGTTTGAAAATGTAAAGGCATCTTATGAACAGTCCAAAGCGAATCTTTTAGCCCTGGAGCAACAAAAAAATGCAATAAGAGCTGGCGCTAATGAACAACAGACGAAAGTCGCACCCGCTAAAAGTCAGATTCAGCAGAGTGCAGCCAGTCTGAATAATGCTAAGCTGTTCCTTTCATACACCGTCATTACGGCTCCTTATGATGGCTGGGTAGGAAAAAAAACGATTCAGGAAGGACAATTGATCAAGGAAGGACAGGCATTGGTACAAATCGTAAGCAAAGAAAAATGGATTATTGCTAATTATAAGGAAACCCAGCTTGGTCAGATTGATCAGAACCAAGAAGTGATTATCACTGCAGATGCTTATCCAGATGTTGAATTCAAAGGAAAAATCCTTTCGGTCTCACCTGCATCAGGATCTCAGTTCTCCCTTGTAAAGCCGGATAATGCAACAGGAAACTTTGTGAAAATTGAACAGCGATTTCCCGTAAAAATTATTCTTGATAATAACAAAGACAACGAAAAGCTGCTTTCAGGAATGAATGTTCTGGTAAGTGCAAAGAAGATTTAG
- a CDS encoding MFS transporter, translating into MQHNTVYHKWLPQWLKLPLLILALFPHIMLLSLLHSNSAFTSSFMDVDSDDIQYLMMLMYGTFVVTLLVLQRFMSYFSVKYYVLLMSSVSVILLYILSVTNDYHVILVIRFLEGFFGLLEGAIFLPLIIAELKTRHAKVIAYLFMYALMLTGGTVTTTLLKSSIQDYDYRHMILMMAYFHVFVLMLGFVIFNKNRFFPKKPLYQMDIPSWFLLWVCLQSGAYAIIYGKRLMWLESDSIIFCLFIFLISGGLFMLKQRNSKRPLFHFEVFSSKNVIVGMLLFFIFYLIRSGLNNVYSIMATVWKWPWDYIVNIQYWNVAGTLMGVLLSGVCLVRGISSRIVFFTGFLLLAIDCAWFTYTFYPDTTLTTICPPLFLQGVAQGLLFTPLVFFLISGMPEEYVANASAMGTTTRFWATAIGYALMQNVMLFLTLKHSDVLSFNLTDTNPVFYSQWNQIFGVNISKLPVNESLSMTAGAFKAKITAQSILLSNMEIFTGLFWLALITALLLLLYHPVKIAVRNIM; encoded by the coding sequence ATGCAACACAATACAGTTTATCATAAATGGTTACCACAATGGTTGAAATTGCCACTTCTCATACTGGCATTATTTCCTCACATCATGTTGTTATCATTACTGCATTCCAATAGTGCCTTTACCTCTTCTTTTATGGATGTAGATTCTGATGACATCCAATATTTGATGATGCTGATGTATGGAACATTTGTAGTCACGCTTTTGGTTTTACAAAGGTTTATGTCTTACTTCAGCGTAAAATATTATGTATTGTTGATGTCTTCTGTTTCGGTCATTCTTCTTTATATCTTATCCGTCACTAATGATTATCATGTGATTCTGGTCATCCGTTTTTTAGAAGGGTTTTTCGGATTGCTGGAGGGAGCTATTTTTTTGCCACTAATTATTGCTGAATTAAAAACAAGACATGCTAAAGTTATTGCTTATCTTTTTATGTACGCCCTTATGCTGACGGGAGGAACAGTGACGACAACCCTACTGAAATCAAGCATTCAGGATTATGATTACCGGCACATGATTTTAATGATGGCTTATTTCCATGTCTTCGTTCTGATGCTGGGGTTTGTCATTTTTAATAAAAATCGTTTCTTTCCTAAAAAACCATTATATCAAATGGATATTCCAAGTTGGTTTTTGCTTTGGGTTTGTCTTCAATCCGGTGCGTACGCCATCATCTATGGAAAAAGGCTGATGTGGCTTGAGTCTGACTCCATCATTTTTTGCCTGTTTATATTCCTAATTTCCGGCGGTTTGTTTATGCTTAAACAAAGAAACTCAAAACGTCCTTTATTTCATTTTGAAGTTTTCAGTTCAAAGAATGTTATTGTAGGAATGCTGCTATTTTTTATCTTTTATCTCATTCGTTCTGGGTTAAATAATGTTTACAGCATTATGGCAACAGTTTGGAAATGGCCATGGGACTATATTGTCAACATCCAATATTGGAATGTGGCCGGAACACTTATGGGAGTCCTTTTATCAGGAGTTTGCCTGGTTCGTGGGATATCTTCCAGAATTGTCTTTTTCACCGGCTTTCTTTTGCTGGCTATAGACTGTGCATGGTTTACTTACACCTTTTATCCGGATACCACCCTTACTACCATCTGCCCACCCCTATTTCTACAAGGAGTCGCACAGGGCTTATTATTTACTCCTTTGGTATTCTTTCTGATTTCAGGAATGCCGGAAGAGTATGTGGCCAACGCCAGTGCAATGGGAACCACTACCCGTTTCTGGGCTACTGCCATTGGATATGCATTAATGCAAAATGTAATGTTATTTTTAACGTTAAAGCATTCGGATGTCTTAAGTTTTAACCTTACGGACACCAATCCGGTTTTCTACAGTCAATGGAACCAGATTTTCGGAGTTAATATTTCAAAACTTCCGGTTAATGAATCATTATCTATGACAGCAGGAGCTTTTAAAGCAAAAATAACTGCTCAATCTATTCTGCTTTCTAATATGGAAATCTTTACCGGTTTGTTCTGGCTAGCCTTAATCACGGCACTCCTTTTATTGCTTTATCATCCGGTGAAAATAGCGGTAAGGAATATTATGTAG
- a CDS encoding serine hydrolase, translated as MKQFILTIALSISITAYTQNNNQSVFIDQYVKEVMATNQIPGLAIGVIKDGQIIFQQYYGKENLENDKKVDSESIFRIYSTSKLMSNVGAFQLIEKGQLSLEDNISKYLENLPQEWQEVKVKHLLTHSSGIPNLIAFNEISIDDSNAKVIERLAKEKMDFKTGNEFRYNQTNYFLLTMIIEKITGQSFENFILNNQFSDSKNQVVFSSNALEKIPHRVVKYNYNSAKKQYEKSTDVSGTRAHSANGIAITLPAFLKWSLHLSNNDLLNQKTKEMMWQPFDFSNKKDIFAYGWDISKVNNINSYNFSGGNVSAYKIYPQNNIAIVMMSNGYSIFPIQYRIINHIAAMIDKGLTDNYSLAEETIISEFSKKNNPGAEKIYYSLKEKNPKWNFENTLNDIGYILLRNSRIDEAIKVFTINVKENPQSANAFDSLGEGYFSVKNYVSALENYKKSLALNPENANATKMIQKIENLAKKK; from the coding sequence ATGAAACAGTTTATTTTGACTATAGCTTTAAGCATTTCTATAACAGCTTATACTCAGAACAACAATCAATCAGTATTCATTGATCAGTATGTGAAAGAAGTAATGGCAACCAATCAAATTCCGGGTTTGGCTATTGGAGTCATCAAAGATGGTCAGATTATTTTTCAACAATATTATGGTAAGGAAAATCTGGAAAATGATAAAAAGGTTGATTCGGAATCTATTTTCAGGATCTATTCAACCTCAAAATTAATGTCCAATGTTGGCGCTTTTCAACTGATTGAAAAAGGTCAATTATCTTTGGAAGACAATATTTCAAAATACCTTGAAAATCTTCCTCAGGAATGGCAGGAGGTTAAAGTGAAACACCTATTAACCCATTCTTCGGGAATTCCTAATCTCATAGCCTTTAATGAGATCTCTATAGATGATTCTAATGCCAAGGTTATTGAAAGGCTGGCCAAGGAAAAAATGGATTTTAAAACGGGAAATGAATTCAGATATAACCAGACAAACTATTTTCTTCTTACCATGATTATTGAAAAAATCACGGGACAGTCTTTTGAGAATTTCATTCTCAACAATCAGTTTTCAGACTCTAAAAATCAGGTCGTTTTTTCTTCAAATGCTCTCGAAAAAATTCCGCATCGTGTTGTAAAATACAATTACAATTCTGCAAAAAAACAATATGAAAAATCCACAGATGTGAGTGGTACAAGGGCACATTCAGCCAACGGAATAGCTATCACACTTCCTGCATTCTTAAAATGGAGTCTTCATCTTAGTAACAATGATTTATTAAACCAGAAAACAAAAGAAATGATGTGGCAGCCTTTTGATTTTAGTAATAAAAAAGACATTTTTGCCTACGGATGGGACATCAGTAAGGTGAACAACATAAACTCTTACAACTTTTCTGGTGGAAATGTAAGTGCCTATAAAATTTATCCACAAAATAATATAGCCATTGTTATGATGTCTAACGGGTATAGTATATTCCCTATCCAATATCGGATTATCAATCACATTGCTGCTATGATTGATAAAGGCTTAACAGACAACTATTCATTAGCAGAAGAAACCATTATTTCTGAATTTTCTAAAAAAAACAACCCTGGTGCCGAGAAAATCTATTATTCCCTAAAAGAAAAAAATCCAAAATGGAATTTTGAAAATACACTGAATGACATAGGGTATATTTTATTGAGAAATTCAAGAATTGATGAAGCCATCAAAGTTTTCACCATCAATGTTAAGGAAAACCCGCAATCAGCAAATGCTTTTGACAGTTTGGGTGAAGGTTATTTTTCAGTCAAAAATTATGTTTCAGCGCTAGAGAATTATAAAAAATCCTTAGCGTTAAATCCGGAAAACGCAAATGCTACAAAAATGATTCAAAAGATAGAAAATCTGGCGAAAAAGAAATAA
- the rpsR gene encoding 30S ribosomal protein S18 has protein sequence MAIDEMAKQASAGGESEVKFLTPLDINTKSEKKYCRFKKYGIKHVDYKDADFLLQFVNEQGKILPRRYTGTSLKYQRKVSAAIKRARHLALLPYVADLLK, from the coding sequence ATGGCAATAGATGAAATGGCTAAACAAGCCTCAGCTGGAGGAGAATCAGAAGTAAAATTCCTTACTCCGCTTGATATCAATACAAAATCTGAAAAGAAATATTGTAGATTCAAAAAATACGGAATTAAGCACGTTGATTACAAAGATGCTGATTTCTTATTACAATTCGTAAACGAGCAAGGTAAAATTTTACCAAGAAGATACACTGGAACTTCTTTAAAATACCAAAGAAAAGTTTCTGCTGCTATCAAAAGAGCAAGACACCTTGCATTACTACCATACGTAGCTGACTTATTAAAATAA
- the rplI gene encoding 50S ribosomal protein L9, which produces MEIILKKDVENLGLEFDTVNVKPGYARNFLIPQGIALLATPKNKAALEATLEARKEEEAKLIAAANAVVEQLKKTSITIPAKVGTGDKLFGSINNADLSAALEKAGVSVEKKYIKIPGNTIKRTGKFTALIRLHRNVEYNYEFDIVSDAPVVAAPAAKKEEAKSEEA; this is translated from the coding sequence ATGGAAATTATCCTAAAAAAAGACGTAGAAAACTTAGGACTTGAGTTTGATACAGTAAACGTAAAGCCTGGTTATGCTAGAAACTTCTTAATTCCTCAAGGAATTGCTCTTTTAGCTACCCCTAAAAACAAAGCTGCTTTAGAAGCTACATTAGAAGCTAGAAAAGAAGAAGAAGCTAAATTAATCGCTGCTGCTAACGCTGTAGTTGAGCAATTAAAGAAAACTTCTATCACTATCCCTGCAAAAGTAGGTACTGGTGATAAATTATTCGGATCTATCAACAATGCTGATCTATCTGCTGCTTTAGAAAAAGCTGGTGTTTCTGTAGAGAAAAAATATATCAAAATTCCTGGTAACACAATCAAGAGAACTGGTAAATTTACTGCTCTTATCAGACTTCACAGAAATGTAGAGTACAACTATGAATTCGACATCGTTTCTGATGCTCCAGTTGTAGCTGCTCCAGCTGCTAAGAAGGAAGAAGCTAAATCTGAAGAAGCTTAA